The Salvia splendens isolate huo1 chromosome 21, SspV2, whole genome shotgun sequence genome includes a window with the following:
- the LOC121783484 gene encoding sulfite exporter TauE/SafE family protein 3-like has translation MAGNLEKWNAFGPFFTVVWSFLMAALFVSAERNLKQDTSSRNAAADSPRDLDFLSAVANFLWQENQSGYQHVWPDLAFNWQIVVGTVIGFLGAAFGSVGGVGGGGIFVPMLSLIIGFDAKSATAISKCMIMGAAGSTVYYNLKLRHPTIDMPIIDYDLAVLIQPMLMLGISIGVAFNVVFADWMVTVLLIILFIGTSTKAFLKGIETWKKETIMKKEAAKRADTNGNGQEADYKLLPAGPSAEAKPFEDPTVGIIDNVCWKECGLLFFVWFSFLALQLIKSNTPTCSAIYWVVNFMQIPVALGVSGYEGFSLYKGYRKLGSKGDDGTNFKIHQLIIYGLFGILAGLVGGLLGLGGGFIMGPLFLELGIPPQVSSATATYAMMFSSSMSVVEYYLLKRFPVPFALYFIAIATVAALIGQHVVRRLIVVLGRASIIIFILASTIFISAISLGGVGISNMIGKIQRNEYMGFEDLCKYDA, from the exons atggcGGGAAATCTGGAGAAATGGAATGCGTTTGGACCCTTTTTCACGGTTGTGTGGAGCTTTTTGATGGCTGCGTTATTTGTTTCTGCTGAGAGAAACTTAAAGCAAGATACCTCATCTCGAAATGCGGCCGCGGATTCGCCTCGTGATTTGGATTTTTTGTCGGCCGTTGCGAATTTCTTGTGGCAGGAGAATCAATCTGGATACCAGCACGTTTGGCCG GATCTGGCATTCAACTGGCAGATCGTTGTTGGCACCGTGATTGGATTCCTTGGTGCGGCCTTTGGGAGCGTGGGTGGCGTCGGTGGTGGTGGCATATTCGTTCCTATGCTCTCTCTAATTATTGGGTTTGATGCGAAATCAGCAACTGCTATCTCAAAAT GTATGATCATGGGGGCTGCTGGCTCGACTGTTTACTACAATCTTAAGCTCAGACATCCCACCATCGACATGCCAATTATTGATTATGATTTGGCCGTTCTAATCCAGCCGATGCTCATGCTTGGCATTAGTATTGGAGTTGCTTTCAATGTCGTATTTGCTGATTGGATGGTTACTGTGCTTCTAATCATTCTTTTTATAG GTACATCTACTAAGGCCTTCTTAAAGGGGATCGAAACATGGAAAAAAGAAACTATCATGAAAAAG GAGGCTGCAAAGCGAGCTGACACAAATG GCAATGGTCAAGAAGCAGATTACAAGCTTCTTCCAGCGGGACCCAGTGCCGAGGCCAAACCCTTCGAAGATCCAACT GTCGGAATTATTGACAATGTATGTTGGAAAGAATGCGGGCTTCTTTTCTTCGTGTGGTTTTCGTTTCTTGCCCTGCAGCTTATCAAG TCGAATACACCAACATGCTCTGCAATATATTGGGTGGTGAACTTCATGCAG ATTCCTGTAGCTTTAGGTGTATCGGGTTATGAAGGGTTTAGCCTGTACAAGGGCTACCGGAAACTTGGTTCCAAGGGAGATGATGGTACTAACTTCAAAATTCACCAACTCATCATCTATGGCCTTTTTGGCATTCTTGCTGGACTAGTCGGGGGCCTTCTAGGTCTTGGAGGCGGATTCATCATGGGCCCGTTGTTTCTTGAACTCGGCATTCCTCCTCAG GTTTCAAGTGCCACGGCGACCTACGCCATGATGTTCTCCTCGTCTATGTCCGTTGTTGAATATTACCTCCTAAAGCGGTTCCCTGTTCCTTTCG CTCTCTACTTCATCGCCATTGCAACCGTGGCCGCCTTGATCGGGCAGCACGTCGTGAGAAGGCTGATCGTCGTGCTAGGGAGGGCCtccatcatcatcttcattctTGCATCCACGATCTTTATCAGTGCGATATCGCTAG GCGGGGTAGGCATCTCGAACATGATCGGGAAGATCCAGCGGAACGAGTACATGGGCTTCGAGGACCTCTGCAAGTACGACGCATGA